The genomic segment CCGTCGGCCGAAAGCCTCCTGCAACTTTTTCCATAACCTGGGTTTTTAGGAAGGTAACCTGCACCGGACTCAAAGGCTGCAGGGGGTTCAAGGAGGACAGTTCCATGCGGCGCTTCCAATCAGTTCGACTCTTTCTCTTCGCTCTGCTGCTCGCGGTTGTTCCGGTCTCATCGGCACACGCCGGAGTGTTTATTAGCGTGGGCATAGCGCCTCCTCCTCTACCGGTCTATGTGCAGCCTCCATGCCCCGAGCCGAACATGATTTGGACTCCCGGCTACTGGGCTTATGACTACGATCAGGAGCAGTACTACTGGGTTCCCGGCGCGTGGGTGCCGGCTCCCTACGAGGGCGCCCTGTGGACGCCTCCTTACTGGGGCTGGAGCAACGGCTTCTACGCCTTCCATACCGGATATTGGGGCCCCGTCGTCGGCTACTACGGCGGCGTTAACTATGGCTTCGGCTACATGGGCGTCGGCTTTGCGGGCGGCGAGTGGCATCACGATCATTTCTTCTACAACACTGCCATCGTCAACGTGAACCGCACCTACATTCACAACACCTACATCAACAACACCATCGTTCACGAAAACACCATCGTGAACAACAACCACATCGCCTACGCCGGCGGCCCGCACGGAATTCAGCACATGCCCACGCCTGAAGAGCGCCACGCCATGCAGATGCCGCATGCGTCGCCCACCCGCTTCCAGGAGCAGCACATGCAGCAAGCGCGCTCCGACCGCCAGAACTTCTTCAACGCGAACCATGGCAATCCGCGCACCGTCGCCGTTGCCCGCCCGCTTCCAGCCGAGCACATGCAGGCGCCGACTGCCGTAGATGCCCGCCGCGGGCTTCCCACGACCGGCAACCCCCGTGGCAACGCTCCGGAGACTGGAAACCGGACCATCCAGCCGGCACAGCCGGTCAACCGGCCGCAAAACACCATGCCGCCCAACATGCGTCAGAACGAGAACTCCCGCATCACCGCAGCGCCTGTGAACCAGCCGCAGCATGGATTCGCCGGAATGCAGCAGGCCCAGTCGCAGCAGCAACACACCATGCAGCCGCAGCGCATGCCCAACGAAAACCCGCAGAACAACCGGCCGCAGCAGCCTGCCACGCAACAGCTCTATCGTCCCAACATGCCGCAGGCTCAGCCGCAGCAGCAAAACCGGCAGCAGGCGCAGCCCCGCTACGACTCGCCATCGCGCATTCAGCCGATCCCGTCGTACCACCCGGCTCCGCAGGTGCAGTCTCGTCCAGAGCCTCAGCAGCAATACAGGCCTCAGCCGCAGCAGCAGTATCGTCCGCAGCCTCAGCCGCAGCAGCAATACCGCCCGCAGCCGCAAGCCCAACCTCAATACCGGCCGCAGCCTCAGCCCCAATACCGGCCTCAGCCACAACAGCAGTATCGGCCTCAGCCTCAGGCCCAACCTCAATACCGGCCTCAGCCTCAGCCTCAGTACCGGCCTCAGCCTCAGCCACAGCAGCAGTACCGCCCGCAGCCGCAGCAGCAGCGCATGCCGGAGTTTCATCAGGCCCCCCAGCCGCAGCACGAGTCCCGGCCGCACCGGTAACTCTCGGACAAATCAAGTCAAAAAAGGTCAGCCGCTTCTCGCAAGGAAGCGGCTGACCTTTTTTGCTGTTGGGCGAGTTGTATCACAGGGCTTAGTCCCCGTCGAGGACTCGCCTTCGCAGTAGTGTATTCAACGGTCTGTCCGCTCGCTCGCCACGCCGAGTGCCGCCACCAGCGTGTCAATCCGCTGCCGTATCACTTCAAACGTCTGCTGAACCTTTTCCGGTATCTCGGCCTCAGGAATCGGCCCGACGTCTTCGACTTCCCATACCTCGACTCTTTGACGGGCGTACTCGATCCAATCCGCACAAAACCGGCGGTGCTCAGATTCCATAAGAACAAGTACGTCGGCTGCGCGCACCAGGTCCTCCGTCGTCCGCTGCCAATTCGCCGACGCAAAGGAGCCGAGGCCGAACTGGTTCAGCACGTCGGCTGCGTAAGGCGAGATAGCCGCATCTCCGTCCCTTCCGGCCGCTATACCGCTCGAAGAAACATGTACGCCCAGCACGCACCGGGAGGTGCAGTAAGCCTCTGCCAGACGGCTGCGGTAAATGTTGCCGGTACAAACGAAGTGGATTCTCATTGCGAGGACCAGCATAGAATCGCACGAATGGCTTCCCAGCTTCTCTGCTTCACTCTTTCGCTGGAGAATGTGCAATTAACTTGCCGGTTGGTATACTTGTAGTGTGACTTCCACTGCCCTCGAACCCATCTCGAACGGTGCCGGTACCGGAGCTTCCCCCTCAGACAAGCGCGTTCTGCTCCTCAAGCCGCGCGGCTTCTGCGCGGGCGTGGTGCGCGCCATCGACATCGTCAACATCGCCCTCGAAACCTTCGGCGCGCCCATCTACGTTCGCCGCGAGATCGTGCATAACCGCCACGTTGTCAATGAGCTGGCGGAAAAGGGCGCGATCTTCGTCCATGAGATCGACGATGTTCCCGACGGCCACCGCGTGATCTATTCCGCGCACGGCGTCTCGCCGGCGGTTCGCGAACGCTCCAAGGGGCGCAATCTCAAGGTCATTGACGCCACCTGTCCGCTGGTCACCAAGGTTCATATCGAGGCGGTCAAGTTCGCAAAGCAGGGTTACTCGCTGGTGCTCATCGGCCACCGCGACCACGACGAAATCGAGGGCACACTGGGCGAGGCTCCTCAGGTGACGCAGGTCGTCTCCAGCGCCGCTGAAGTCGACAGTCTCCAGGTTCCCGACCCCAACCGTGTCGCCTACCTGACCCAGACCACGCTCTCGCTGGACGAGGCGCGCGACATCATCCACGCGCTCAAGGAAAAGTTCCCCAATATCGTCGGCCCGCACTCGCAGGACATCTGCTATGCCACTGAAAACCGGCAGGTTGCGGTGCGCAACGTGGCGCATAACGCCGACCTGGTGCTGGTCGTGGGCTCCACCAACAGCTCCAACTCCAACCGGCTGGTCGAAGTTTCGCGCAATCTCGGCACCAAGGGGTACCTCATCGATGACTCCCGCGCCATCGACCCCGCGTGGCTTGAAGGTGTTAATAATGTTGCAGTTACGGCCGGAGCGTCAGCCCCTGAAGTGCTGGTGGAGGACGTGGTGAATTATTTGCGCCAAAACGGCTATGCCAGCGTCGAAGAAGTAGAGGTCATGCCGGAAAATGTTCGCTTCGGCCTGCCTCCCGAGATCGTGCAGGCGATTGGCGGTGCAGGCGGCAACGAAGCTGTTCCTGTCCGCTGATTTCACCTAGAAAGCGGACCACTCGGCCGCATATTTCGATTTCTATGTTTGCGCGTCGACCGACGGGGCGGTTCATGTACATTGGCATGAAAGCCGGAAAACCTGTTTGGCCGCGCAACGTACTCAATCCGGGATTTTCCGGTGCAGTAACCGAGGCATTCTGAAGAGCGCATGAGTCAACCGCAGGGGACACAACACGTCACGGCTCCCCGTTTTGGCCGCCTTGACGCGGATCTGGAAGATGTAAAGTCATCGGTCCTGAGAGCAGCGGACTATATCCTCTCGCGTCAGCATGCGGACGGCTACTGGTGCGGCGAGCTCGAGGCCGACTCCATGCTCGAAGCCGACTACATCTTCCTTCACACCTTGCTCGAAAGTGGAGACCCCGGCCGTCTGCGCCGCGCATTCACTGAGATGATGCGCTACCAGAACGACGACGGAAGCTGGAGCCTCTATCCCGGCGGCCCCGGCAACATCTCGCTCACCGTAAAATGTTATTTTTCAGCCAAGCTCATGGGCTTGAGCAAAGACGACCCTGCCATGGTGAAGGCGCGCGAATGGGCGCTTGCCAACGGCGGCGTAGTCGCGTGTAACACCTTCACCAAGATGTACCTCTGCGCTCTGGGCCAGTACGACTACGATGCCGTCCCCGCTGTCCCGCCCGAGATCGTCTTGTTCCCCAAGTGGTTCTACTTCAACATCTACGAGATCTCCTCGTGGTCGCGCTCCATCCTCGTGCCGTTGGCCATCATCTACGCCAAAAAGCCGTTCAAGAAGATTCCGGCCGAGCAGGGAATCGACGAGCTCTTCGTCGAAGGACGCGACAAGTCGAAGCTCCGCCTCCAGTGGGACAGGAAGAAGTGGTTCTCCTGGCGCAACTTCTTCATCGCCACCGATCGCCTTGCACACTGGGCTGAAGCCGTCCACCTCCGCCCCGTCCGGAAGATGGCGCTCAAAAAAGCCGAGAAGTGGATGCTCGAACGCTTCGAGATGACCGACGGCCTTGGCGCCATCTACCCCGCCATGCTGAACGCAATTCTGGCGCTGCGCTGCCTCGGCTACTCGGAAGACGATCCGCAGGTCATCCGCGCGCGCGACGAGTTCGAAAAGCTCGGTATCGAAGAAGCAGCCAGCGACGTCATGCCGGAGCCGACCTTCCGCATGCAGCCCTGCGTCTCTCCTGTGTGGGATACCGCGCAAGCCGTATTCGCGCTGGGCGAGGCAGGCGTGCCCGCCAACGATCCCCGCATGGTCAAGGCCGCCGACTGGATGCTCTCCAAAGAAGTCCGTCATAAGGGCGACTGGTCGGTGAAGGTTCCCAACACCGAACCCGGCGGCTGGTACTTCGAGTTCAACAACGAGTTTTATCCCGACACGGACGACACGGCGCAGGTTCTCCTCGCGCTGAACAAGGTGAACCACCCCGCGGAGCGCCGCCAGATCGATGTGTGCCAGCGCGCCATCGCCTGGGAATTCGCCATGCAGTGCCGCAACGGCGGCTGGGGCAGCTTCGACAAAGACAACACGAAGATGATCTTCCAGTACATCCCGTTCGCCGATCACAACGCCATGCTCGACCCGCCGACAGTCGACATCACCGGCCGCATGCTCGAAATGCTTGCCGCCTACGGCTACACCCAGGAAGACAAGCGGGTGCAGAAGGCGATCAGGTTCATCCTCAAGGAGCAGGAGCCGGACGGAAGTTGGTTCGGTCGCTGGGGCGTGAACTACATCTACGGAACATTCCTCGTCCTGCGCGGCCTTGAGGCCATCGGCTTCGATCACAACGAGCCGCAGGTGCAGCAGGCAGCCGAATGGATCCGCATGGTGCAGAACTCCGACGGCGGCTGGGGCGAGTCGTGTGGCACCTATGACGACCCCAACACGCGCGGCGTAGGCGTCAGCACTCCTTCGCAGACGGCCTGGGCGCTGCTTGGCCTTCTCGCCGCAGGCGACGACCGCTCCGACTCCATCGCCAAAGGCGTCCGCTGGCTCCTCGAGCGGCAGCGCGAAGACGGCGGCTGGGACGAATCCATGGGCGAAGGTGCGCGGCGCGAGAGCATCATCACCGGCACCGGCTTCCCCAAAGTGTTCTACCTGGCATACACGATGTACCGGCAGTACTTCCCGCTCATGGCGCTCACCACGTACCGTCGTGCCATGGAGCGCACGGCGTGAACATGAATTGGGACTGGTAGGTCGGGGCTTCAGCCCTGACAATCAAGCCAGCCCTCACCGATGGGGATTTAGCCCCTGAGGTTTTTATGCAAGGGCGCACAACGCAATCGCGCCAACACTGCAAGAATGAATCGAGGAACTACTGATCACTGACCACTAATCACTGATCACTGGTTTCCGGAGGATTAGACACACGATGGCAGTTCCGATCTCCCAGATGTGGACGGTTGCAAGCTACGTGCTGAAGAAGCGCTTCAGCGGGCAGAAGCGTTACCCGCTCGTGCTCATGCTTGAGCCGCTCTTCCGCTGCAACCTGGCCTGCGCCGGCTGCGGCAAGGTGCAGTATCCGCCGCACGTGCTCAAGCGCATGCTCAGCCCCGAGGAGTGCTTTGCTGCCGTCGAAGAGGCTGGCGCGCCTATGGTGTCCATCCCCGGCGGCGAGCCGCTGCTTCACCCGCAGATCGTCGAGATCGTCAACGGCCTCATCGCGCGGAAGAAGTACATCTACCTGTGCACCAACGCGCTCGAACTGAAGCGGCGCATCCACGAGTTCACTCCCTCCAAGTACCTCACGTTCTCGGTCCACCTCGACGGCCAGCGCGACCACCACGACTTCTCCGTCTGCCGCGAAGGCGGATGGGACCTCGCAGTCGACGGCATCAAGGAAGCGGTGAAGCGCGGCTTCCGCGTCACCACCAACGCCACCTTCTTCGACGGCACCGACCCCAACAGCGTCCGCGCCTTCTTCGACGAAGTCATGGACATGGGCGTCGAAGGCGTCGTCCTCTCGCCCGGCTACAGCTATGAGAAGGCGCCCGATCAGAAACACTTCATGGGCCGCGCCCGCGTCCGCCGCCTCTTCCGCGCCATCCTGTCGAACCGCAAGCCGAACTGGAAATTCAACATGTCGCCCCTCTTCCTCGAGTTCCTCATGGGCGACCGCAAGTACGAGTGCACCCCATGGGGCTCACCCGCCTACAACATCTTCGGATGGCAGCGCCCCTGCTATCTCCTTCAGGACGGCTACGCCGACAGCTTCAAGGAACTGATGGAGACGACGAAGTGGGAGGAGTACGGGGTCGCCAGCGGCAATCCCAAGTGCGCTAACTGCATGGTGAGCTGCGGCTATGAGCCAACGGCGGTCATCGAGGGCTTCGGTAGCCTGAAGGGCTTCTGGGGCATGGTCCGCGGCACGTTCTCAAAATACAAGGATCCGCACGCGCAGAAGCTCCTGGCCGAATGGAAGACCGAGCCCCACGCGCCACTGGTCCAGATCGAAACCACAAATCGCTCTCTCGAAGAAACCAACGCATAAGGTAGGCCGGGCTTTCAAGCCCGGCATTTCGACAGGGCACAAATCCGCTGGGCTTTAGCCCCTGAGGTATTAGGCCTCACCGGCCACGAACCACGGGAAAGGGCACGACCTGACTCTAGCCCGACACGAGCACCGCTAACCCCGCTAGCTCCGCTAGCACCGCTTGGTACCCATGACCGCAGAAGTCCAGAAATACACACTCGAACAGATTGAAGCCCTCGAAGTCGCTCCCGGCTTCGAGCATGAAAAGCTCGAAGGCTGGGTGCCCTCGCTCGCCAGCGATGAAGAAGTCCGCGACGCGCTCGAGAAAGCATTCGACTACCGCGGCGATGTGACCATCACCACCAAATCGGGAGACAAGATCGAAGCCTACGTCTTCAATCGCCAGACCGGCGCCACGCTCCAGGACTCCTTCATCACCTACTTCGCGCCCAACGTCAACGGCAAGCTCAAAATGAGCTACGCCGAAATCGCACGCCTCGAATTCAGTGGCAAAGATCGCGCAGCCGGCAAGCACTGGGAAGACTGGGTCAAGGCCTACAACGAACGCAAGGCCGCCGGCGAAAAAGACATCGCCCTCCATCCCGACAAACTGGAGTAAGCGAAGTGACAGGCAAGGTGCAGAGTTGCGGGTGTATCGCTCTCCCGGTGGAACTCCAGGCGAAGACCGGCTTATATCCCGGCGCCACTTTTGCCATTGAGTCCACGGGCCGCGATGGTCTGTTGATTCGCACCCTTGAGGCAGGTAAGCCCGCTCAGCATGTCTCAGGCGCTACGTGTGGAGTATCTCAGCCCGAGTAGATCAGGCGTGCGCCACCACCTCGCCTTCGATAACTCCCGCCTCTGAGCCATCATCATCGAGGCAACGCGCGACATATAGCGCCTTAGCTGGAGACGAGTCGATCGCCGGTCTCTGAGGCCGCTCCCCGGGCCCGTCCGCTCCAACGAGTCCATCGAGCATAGACGATCATCACCACCGCAGCTACCAGCGCATAGCAGGCAATCGCCGGAATCGCGTGTGTTGCACGAACATATTGCCCTGACAACAGTAGGGCGAGCCCGGCATGGCGATTCGTGTTTGAAATCGCGAAGGTCTCCTGGATGACTGGATCCTTCAATCGCATCAGCCACACGGCAAGCATGCATCCCAATGCCAGCAGGAGCGCCACAACCGGAACCATCGGACTGGTCTGCATCAGTTCCGGCTCCAGCTTCCACAAAATCAGCACCAGAAACGCGGTGAGCAGCACGTTTCCCAGCATGTTCAGCGGCGCCTGGATCTTCTGAGCCACGCGCGGAGCGAGCCTTGCCACAACCATTCCCGCTGCCAGCGGTATGAGCTGTTTCTCCAGGATCTGCCAAAGCATTGCCGTGGGTGGAACCCAGATCACTCGGTGGTATAACCGCCCGGCCACAAACACGATCAGGGGAATCATGATCGGGATCATCAGCGCCGCCCAAAGCTGATAAGTCGCCGCCAGGTGCATGTCGAAGCCTTTGCGGGCGAGATTGCGCGTCAGCAGCGGTGCGCCGGGCGCTGCCCCCACAAGGAAGATTCCCGCCAGTTCGCCTCGCCCCAGTCCGAAGACATGCCCCAACGCTAGAGCAAGAAACGCCGGAATGATGAATGTGGCAAGCAGTAGCCGCAGCCATGCCAGCCAGGTCAATCGGCGGATCGTCGCGGCCAGTTCCTTCAGATCGAGGCTCAAGCCCACAGAGATCATCAGGATTGCGACGACAATCAGGATCAGGATGCTCATCAGTTGATTCCCGGATAAGGCTCGCGCCCTGCGCGATCACTAAAGGAGACCATCGCCCATTCCGAACTGAACAACGACTGGCAACTCGGGCAGAGGGGATTTTGCGCTGTCCTCGGCCACTCCCTCGCGCACAGCTAATGCGTCATCGTCTGCAGCTTCTCGGCAAGCTCATGTGCCCATGCGCCCACCACGTTCCAATCCCGCGCGTCGCTTGCCGGAATCTTCTTGAGTGTCCAATTGAATGGGAATTGCAATTTCGTCGGGTCCCACTTGCCGCCCACAACCTTGCGCGCCACGGGATGCAGCCACGGCACCCGCGCCAGCTCTCGATCCAATTGCTCCTCGGCTGACTGGAACTGCTTCTCCTGCGCCTCCACGGGCCCGGGTACCAGCAACGCGACCGGTACTCGCGAGAGCTCGTCATGCCACACGGCAAGAAAGTGCCGCGCCTCCTTGTGCAGCTTGCCGATGTAGAGCGCCGCGGCCACCACCACGGCCGAATACGGCCGCAGCTCCTTCACTTCGCCCACCGGCCGCACTTCGGCGTGAACGCCATCGCGTTCCAGGCACTCCGCCAGCTTCCGCGCCGTCTCGGCCGTCGAACCATATCGGGTGGCATAGGCCACCAGAACCCTTGCCTCCATGGCCCCTCCTCCGTGTAACGCGGAAGCGTAGCGCGAAGCCCGCCGCCTACGCTGTGACGGCGCATACGTCCAATCCAGCTCCGCCCACTGGCCGGCGGTACTCCATCCGACCGACCGTTTAGACTGAAGACTCTCGGTTTATGCGGATCTTCGTTACAGGCGCTACTGGATTCGTCGGCCACCACGTGGCCCGTGCTCTCGCGGATCAGGGCGCCGATCTGCGCCTGCTCGTCCGCAAAAGCAGCAATCTTGCCAATCTCGAAGGCATCAAGGGCGATACCCGCGTTGGCGACCTGGCCGATCCGGAATCCCTGCGCGTTTCGCTCGCCGGTTGCGATGCCGTGGTGCACGTAGCCGCCGACTATCGCCTCTGGATTCCGAACCCTGCCGACATGTACCGCGCCAACGTCGATGGCACCCGCGAGCTCCTCCGCATGGCCCGCGAGGCCGGCGTCCGCCGCGTCGTCTACACCTCCAGCGTCGCCACCATGGGCTTCCGCACTGACGGCATCGTCATCAACGAGGACTCGCCCGTCTCCATCGGCGACATGGTCGGCCACTATAAGCGCTCCAAGTTCCTCGCCGAGCAGGAGGCGATCAAGGCAGCCGAAGCCGGCCAGCAGGTCATGGTGCTCAATCCGACCACCCCCATCGGTCCCAACGACGCCAAGCCCACTCCCACCGGCCGCATCTTCGTCGACTTCCTCAACCGCAAGTTCCCCGCCTACATGGACACCGGCCTGAACCTCGTCGACGTCCGCGAGGTCGCCCGCACACACGTCCTCGCGCTGACCACCGGCACGCCCGGCCGGCGCTACATTCTCGGCGGCGAGAACCTCACCCTCAAGCAGATCCTCGACAAGATGGCGGCAATCACCGGCATTCCATCCCCGCGCACCAAAATCCCGTTCGGCGTCGCCGCCACGTACGCTTTTTTCGAAGAACTGATCACAGGCAAGATCCGCGGCAAAGAACCCCGCGCTACTCTGGAAGAGGTCCGCATGGGCCGCAAGAAGATGTTCGCCTCAAGCGCCCGCGCCCAGCAGGAACTGGGATTCAAGATTCTGCCGGTCTACCCGGCCATGCGCGCGGCCATCGAGTGGTTCCGTGCGCATGAGTATGCGCCGTAAGCACAGCGGAAGGGCTGCATGAGTCGAACTAACAAGGATTCAGCCGCGAATACGAGACGAGATATTGAGGTCAGGCTAGTAGGGGATGCGTTTGACATTCTCCTCAGGGGAGAGATGATCCACACGCAGATCTCTGAGCGTACGCTCAACGATATCCTGTGCGTCAGATGGGGCTACTGTGGCTCCGAATTCGAGGAGATTCTGCGGGAGGTTCGCTCTGTTGGCCGAAAGATTATC from the Occallatibacter riparius genome contains:
- a CDS encoding YXWGXW repeat-containing protein, whose product is MRRFQSVRLFLFALLLAVVPVSSAHAGVFISVGIAPPPLPVYVQPPCPEPNMIWTPGYWAYDYDQEQYYWVPGAWVPAPYEGALWTPPYWGWSNGFYAFHTGYWGPVVGYYGGVNYGFGYMGVGFAGGEWHHDHFFYNTAIVNVNRTYIHNTYINNTIVHENTIVNNNHIAYAGGPHGIQHMPTPEERHAMQMPHASPTRFQEQHMQQARSDRQNFFNANHGNPRTVAVARPLPAEHMQAPTAVDARRGLPTTGNPRGNAPETGNRTIQPAQPVNRPQNTMPPNMRQNENSRITAAPVNQPQHGFAGMQQAQSQQQHTMQPQRMPNENPQNNRPQQPATQQLYRPNMPQAQPQQQNRQQAQPRYDSPSRIQPIPSYHPAPQVQSRPEPQQQYRPQPQQQYRPQPQPQQQYRPQPQAQPQYRPQPQPQYRPQPQQQYRPQPQAQPQYRPQPQPQYRPQPQPQQQYRPQPQQQRMPEFHQAPQPQHESRPHR
- a CDS encoding arsenate-mycothiol transferase ArsC, translated to MRIHFVCTGNIYRSRLAEAYCTSRCVLGVHVSSSGIAAGRDGDAAISPYAADVLNQFGLGSFASANWQRTTEDLVRAADVLVLMESEHRRFCADWIEYARQRVEVWEVEDVGPIPEAEIPEKVQQTFEVIRQRIDTLVAALGVASERTDR
- a CDS encoding 4-hydroxy-3-methylbut-2-enyl diphosphate reductase, producing the protein MTSTALEPISNGAGTGASPSDKRVLLLKPRGFCAGVVRAIDIVNIALETFGAPIYVRREIVHNRHVVNELAEKGAIFVHEIDDVPDGHRVIYSAHGVSPAVRERSKGRNLKVIDATCPLVTKVHIEAVKFAKQGYSLVLIGHRDHDEIEGTLGEAPQVTQVVSSAAEVDSLQVPDPNRVAYLTQTTLSLDEARDIIHALKEKFPNIVGPHSQDICYATENRQVAVRNVAHNADLVLVVGSTNSSNSNRLVEVSRNLGTKGYLIDDSRAIDPAWLEGVNNVAVTAGASAPEVLVEDVVNYLRQNGYASVEEVEVMPENVRFGLPPEIVQAIGGAGGNEAVPVR
- the shc gene encoding squalene--hopene cyclase; this translates as MSQPQGTQHVTAPRFGRLDADLEDVKSSVLRAADYILSRQHADGYWCGELEADSMLEADYIFLHTLLESGDPGRLRRAFTEMMRYQNDDGSWSLYPGGPGNISLTVKCYFSAKLMGLSKDDPAMVKAREWALANGGVVACNTFTKMYLCALGQYDYDAVPAVPPEIVLFPKWFYFNIYEISSWSRSILVPLAIIYAKKPFKKIPAEQGIDELFVEGRDKSKLRLQWDRKKWFSWRNFFIATDRLAHWAEAVHLRPVRKMALKKAEKWMLERFEMTDGLGAIYPAMLNAILALRCLGYSEDDPQVIRARDEFEKLGIEEAASDVMPEPTFRMQPCVSPVWDTAQAVFALGEAGVPANDPRMVKAADWMLSKEVRHKGDWSVKVPNTEPGGWYFEFNNEFYPDTDDTAQVLLALNKVNHPAERRQIDVCQRAIAWEFAMQCRNGGWGSFDKDNTKMIFQYIPFADHNAMLDPPTVDITGRMLEMLAAYGYTQEDKRVQKAIRFILKEQEPDGSWFGRWGVNYIYGTFLVLRGLEAIGFDHNEPQVQQAAEWIRMVQNSDGGWGESCGTYDDPNTRGVGVSTPSQTAWALLGLLAAGDDRSDSIAKGVRWLLERQREDGGWDESMGEGARRESIITGTGFPKVFYLAYTMYRQYFPLMALTTYRRAMERTA
- the hpnH gene encoding adenosyl-hopene transferase HpnH produces the protein MAVPISQMWTVASYVLKKRFSGQKRYPLVLMLEPLFRCNLACAGCGKVQYPPHVLKRMLSPEECFAAVEEAGAPMVSIPGGEPLLHPQIVEIVNGLIARKKYIYLCTNALELKRRIHEFTPSKYLTFSVHLDGQRDHHDFSVCREGGWDLAVDGIKEAVKRGFRVTTNATFFDGTDPNSVRAFFDEVMDMGVEGVVLSPGYSYEKAPDQKHFMGRARVRRLFRAILSNRKPNWKFNMSPLFLEFLMGDRKYECTPWGSPAYNIFGWQRPCYLLQDGYADSFKELMETTKWEEYGVASGNPKCANCMVSCGYEPTAVIEGFGSLKGFWGMVRGTFSKYKDPHAQKLLAEWKTEPHAPLVQIETTNRSLEETNA
- a CDS encoding bile acid:sodium symporter family protein — protein: MSILILIVVAILMISVGLSLDLKELAATIRRLTWLAWLRLLLATFIIPAFLALALGHVFGLGRGELAGIFLVGAAPGAPLLTRNLARKGFDMHLAATYQLWAALMIPIMIPLIVFVAGRLYHRVIWVPPTAMLWQILEKQLIPLAAGMVVARLAPRVAQKIQAPLNMLGNVLLTAFLVLILWKLEPELMQTSPMVPVVALLLALGCMLAVWLMRLKDPVIQETFAISNTNRHAGLALLLSGQYVRATHAIPAIACYALVAAVVMIVYARWTRWSGRARGAASETGDRLVSS
- a CDS encoding flavodoxin domain-containing protein encodes the protein MEARVLVAYATRYGSTAETARKLAECLERDGVHAEVRPVGEVKELRPYSAVVVAAALYIGKLHKEARHFLAVWHDELSRVPVALLVPGPVEAQEKQFQSAEEQLDRELARVPWLHPVARKVVGGKWDPTKLQFPFNWTLKKIPASDARDWNVVGAWAHELAEKLQTMTH
- the hpnA gene encoding hopanoid-associated sugar epimerase, producing MRIFVTGATGFVGHHVARALADQGADLRLLVRKSSNLANLEGIKGDTRVGDLADPESLRVSLAGCDAVVHVAADYRLWIPNPADMYRANVDGTRELLRMAREAGVRRVVYTSSVATMGFRTDGIVINEDSPVSIGDMVGHYKRSKFLAEQEAIKAAEAGQQVMVLNPTTPIGPNDAKPTPTGRIFVDFLNRKFPAYMDTGLNLVDVREVARTHVLALTTGTPGRRYILGGENLTLKQILDKMAAITGIPSPRTKIPFGVAATYAFFEELITGKIRGKEPRATLEEVRMGRKKMFASSARAQQELGFKILPVYPAMRAAIEWFRAHEYAP